The Mugil cephalus isolate CIBA_MC_2020 chromosome 19, CIBA_Mcephalus_1.1, whole genome shotgun sequence genome has a window encoding:
- the LOC124996261 gene encoding annexin A1-like, translated as MSLFKKFFGNIIRNKDPKDDNVTVKGKETPKYYGTVTPYPNFNASSDASVLQSAIVSKGVDEDVIISILVKRNNEQRQKIKAVYEASTGKKLDKDLKSALRSHLEDVSLALLMQPAHFDAYLLRKATRRLGTDEAVLVEVLATRSNQEIRELKRVFKEEYNKELEEVIKDETSGDFTEALLSMLQANKDESTEVDMALARKDAETLFEAGEKSKGVNVSTFINILTSRSGPQLSKTFQNYAAVSDVTLPNALKVELKGDIEDCLIDIVKCAWNTPAFFAEKLHLAMKGHGTCEDTLIRVLVSRSEVDLKKIVEEYRAMYSRSLQEDILNDTKGHYQQVLLGLCGPH; from the exons ATGTCCCTCTTTAAGAAGTTCTTCGGAAATATCATCCGTAACAAAGACCCCAAAGATGACAATGTCACA GTGAAGGGCAAGGAGACACCTAAGTATTATGGAACCGTCACCCCCTACCCTAACTTCAATGCCAGCAGTGACGCTTCAGTCCTTCAGAGTGCCATTGTAAGTAAAG GAGTGGATGAGGATGTGATCATTTCAATCCTGGTGAAAAGAAACAATGAGCAGAGGCAGAAGATCAAGGCGGTTTATGAGGCGTCCACTGGGAAG AAACTGGACAAAGATCTGAAGTCGGCTCTCAGGTCGCATTTAGAGGACGTCTCTCTGGCTCTGCTCATGCAACCGGCCCACTTTGATGCCTACCTGCTCAGGAAAGCCACGCGG CGTCTGGGCACAGATGAGGCGGTCCTGGTGGAGGTTCTGGCAACGAGATCAAACCAAGAGATTCGAGAGCTCAAGAGGGTCTTCAAAGAAG AGTacaacaaagagctggaggaagtTATTAAAGATGAGACCAGCGGTGACTTCACAGAGGCCCTTCTGTCCATGCTGCAAGCAAATAAAGACGAAAGTACTGAAGTGGACATGGCTCTTGCCCGAAAGGACGCAGAG ACTCTGTTTGAGGCCGGTGAAAAATCGAAGGGAGTCAACGTGTCCACGTTCATCAACATCCTGACCTCAAGGAGCGGCCCGCAGCTTTCTAAGA CGTTCCAGAACTACGCCGCCGTCAGCGACGTCACGTTACCTAACGCCCTGAAAGTGGAGCTGAAGGGGGACATTGAAGACTGTCTCATTGACATTG TGAAATGTGCCTGGAACACACCAGCTTTCTTCGCCGAGAAGCTCCATCTGGCTATGAAG GGCCACGGTACATGTGAGGACACACTGATCAGGGTACTGGTGAGTCGCTCTGAGGTCGACCTGAAGAAGATCGTGGAGGAATACAGGGCCATGTATAGCAGGAGCCTGCAGGAGGACATActg aATGATACAAAGGGGCATTATCAGCAGGTCCTGCTGGGACTGTGTGGACCTCACTGA
- the slc30a5 gene encoding zinc transporter 5, which produces MEDKYSSNVLSGSKLGMVEVPDSRLTRYIVLLIISKVLKALGIFESYDILKVVHIVQFIFILKLGSAVILLFFQKPFSSGKVISKRQWIKLLKHAIFSCVISLLGFFGLTLCGPLRTLLLFEHSDVVVIALLGVLFTNSGGGPAKTRGAAFFIIAVICLLLFDNDDLMAKMAEHPEGHHDSALTHFLHTAISFLGVADHKGGVVLLVASLCLKVAFHTASRKLSVEIGGAKRLYALDNLVSAMVLLPWVIVLSATTESKVESWSSLILPFAMIIFSVIILEFYVEAICSAKMETPRCARYGAIALFLSALLLANFWTHPLTDQLRSMSKPPQQVSTEHVLSGGVLVSAVFFIMSSSILASPSKKGQKGTLVGYSPEGTPLYNFMGDALQHTSQSLPRFIKDSLKQILEEYDSRQIFYFLCLNLAFTFVELFYGVWTNSLGLISDGFHMLFDCSALVLGLFAALMTRWKATRIFSYGYGRVEILSGFINGLFLMVIAFFVFMESVTRLLDPPNINTDMLTPVSVGGLLVNLVGICAFSHAHSHGGKSCSSHDHGHSHHGHSHSEHGHGGHGHSHGGHGGHGSHGHGSHGSHGHGHSHGSGGGGMNANMRGVFLHVLADTLGSVGVIISTILIRQFGWLIADPICSLFIAVLIFLSVIPLLKDACEVLLLRTPPENEKDLNSALEKIEKIEGVLSYRDPHFWRHSANVIAGTIHLQIMSDVVEQRIVQQVTAILKDAGVNNLSVQVEKEAYFQHMSGLSTGFHEVLAMTQQMESMKYLNDGTRIL; this is translated from the exons ATGGAGGATAAGTACAGCAGCAACGTACTCTCAGGGAGCAAACTGGGCATGGTGGAAGTGCCCGATTCCAG GTTAACCAGGTACATAGTTTTACTGATCATCTCGAAGGTCCTCAAGGCTCTTGGGATCTTTGAATCGTATGATATCCTCAAAGTTGTTCACATAGTTCAGTTCATCTTCATATTAAAATTAGG gaGTGCTGTTATTCTGCTGTTCTTTCAAAAGCCTTTTTCGTCTGGAAAAGTCATCTCAAAAAGACAG TGGATAAAATTACTAAAACACGCTATTTTCAGCTGTGTTATATCCCTCCTGGGCTTCTTTGGTCTAACTCTCTGTGGACCTCTAAG AACGCTATTACTTTTTGAGCACAGTGATGTGGTGGTCATTGCTCTCCTTGGTGTCTTGTTCACCAACTCGGGAGGAGGACCAGCCAAG ACCAGAGGCGCTGCTTTCTTCATCATTGCTGTgatctgcctcctcctctttgacaATGATGATCTCATGGCAAAGATGGCCGAGCACC CTGAAGGACACCATGACAGTGCCCTCACTCATTTCCTCCACACTGCTATTTCCTTCTTAGGCGTTGCAGATCACAAA GGTGGTGTTGTGCTACTGGTGGCTTCCCTATGTCTAAAAGTAGCCTTCCACACGGCCTCCAGGAAGTTATCGGTGGAAATAGGCGGAGCTAAGCGTCTCTATGCTCTCGATAACTTGGTGTCTGCCATGGTGCTGCTGCCTTGGGTCATCGTGCTCTCAGCCACCACTGAA AGCAAAGTCGAATCGTGGTCGTCCCTCATCCTGCCTTTTGCCATGATCATCTTCTCCGTCATAATCCTGGAGTTTTACGTCGAGGCCATCTGCAGCGCGAAGATGGAAACGCCGCGGTGCGCTCGCTACGGCGCCATCGCCCTCTTCCTCAGCGCGCTGCTGCTGGCCAACTTCTGGACTCACCCGCTGACAGACCAGCTGCGATCCATGAGCAAACCGCCCCAGCAGGTCAGCACAGAGCATGTGCTCTCTGGAGGGGTGCTAGTGAGCGCCGTCTTCTTCATTATGT CATCCAGTATTCTTGCATCTCCATCAAAAAAAGGTCAGAAGGGGACCTTGGTGGGTTACTCACCTGAAGGGACACCTCTGTACAATTTCATGGGTGACGCTCTGCAGCACACGTCTCAGTCCCTTCCAAGATTCATCAAAGATTCACTGAAACAGATCCTGGAGGAATATGACTCCAGGCAGATCTTCTACTTCTTGTGTCTTAATCTG GCTTTCACCTTCGTGGAGCTGTTTTATGGCGTCTGGACCAACAGCCTGGGACTAATCTCTGATGGCTTCCATATGCTGTTCGACTGCTCCGCTTTGGTACTGGGCCTGTTCGCTGCCCTCATGACTCGCTGGAAAGCCACCAGGATCTTCTCCTACGG GTACGGTCGTGTTGAAATACTTTCTGGTTTCATTAACGGCCTGTTCCTGATGGTTATCGCCTTCTTCGTCTTTATGGAGTCAGTCACCCGCTTGTTGGATCCCCCTAACATAAACACAGATATGCTGACT CCGGTGTCTGTTGGAGGCCTGCTGGTCAACCTGGTGGGCATCTGCGCTTTCAGTCACGCCCACTCGCACGGCGGCAAAAGCTGCTCGTCGCACGACCACGGTCACTCGCACCACGGCCACTCCCACAGCGAGCACGGCCACGGGGGACACGGACACTCTCACGGCGGGCACGGCGGACACGGCAGCCACGGCCACGGCAGCCACGGCAGCCACGGGCACGGCCACTCCCACGGCTCAGGAGGTGGAGGGATGAACGCCAACATGAGAG GAGTTTTTCTGCACGTCCTGGCTGACACGTTGGGCAGCGTTGGCGTCATCATCTCCACCATCCTCATCCGTCAGTTCGGTTGGCTGATCGCTGACCCTATTTGCTCGCTTTTCATCGCCGTCCTCATTTTTCTAAGTGTCATCCCTCTGCTGAAAGACGCCTGCGAAGTTCTCCTTCTACGAACTCCCCCGGAGAACGAGAAGGACCTGAACAGCGCACTGGAAAAG ATCGAGAAGATTGAAGGAGTTTTGTCGTACAGAGACCCTCATTTCTGGAGGCATTCAGCCAACGTGATTGCCGGGACCATCCACCTCCAGATCATGTCAGACGTGGTGGAGCAGAGGATCGTTCAGCAG GTGACGGCCATCTTGAAAGACGCCGGGGTGAATAATCTGTCGGTGCAGGTGGAGAAGGAGGCGTACTTCCAGCACATGTCGGGCCTCAGCACCGGATTTCATGAAGTTCTGGCAATGACCCAACAGATGGAGTCCATGAAGTATTTGAACGACGGGACGCGTATCCTGTAA
- the LOC124996800 gene encoding MAM domain-containing protein 2-like, with protein MLPFYLLTLAASIQAYSQLLPGSCNFESNTCGYTSDADFTSWTLQKDGRFVSVDAVMSEDREDNLGSGAEPQKEITGVLVSPPLENGEWSCLRLVYQISGSGSLEVLQRTEGRSFDRPLWSGQVPSDSWVISSMDLQNSTEPYRVVIEGKPGLSAGSSVAVFEIHISPGYCLECNFEESHLCGYSNQWNANVNWYVGGGGLKLLHNNMPNDHTYNNKTGHFMYVDSIYAKTFKEVAKLVSPMTMVPMSGCLSFQYQRSEDGGNLFSVFTRDRLGQYQELWRAEPENQNDWSGTLGEWIPVQVDLKAPYSVQVVFEVAFNSPRGGHVALDDISFSPEFCSKDTEPTFDPSIANCDFESGFCNYIQDPVLGSPWRRVSVKPNIFRNGDHTTGAGSFLLAHSQLGPHSGYVSRLVSPTLPGNMKYCLRFFFSLRGFNQTDQALAVYLQQQRGGSQEKIWTQGEKSRGIWIAADVTFQTPRPAKVVFVSTCRSFWDCGSVALDDISVSLGDCELTPGLFSSSFPGHCNFEAGLCGYTQDKQGDAADWEWRRGPTPTSYTGPRADHTTGVGHYMHMEASPMLPGQNVRLLSRPIRGARGPQCLRFYYHMYGSGTGQLVIYIHRDGEDALLWKRSGEQSYAWLRAQVEYQSDRQHQIVFEAIRGSSVRSDIAIDDIILEGGPCPEMEIRSTVGTSNEIE; from the exons ATGCTTCCATTCTACCTCCTCACTCTAGCCG CCTCCATCCAAGCCTACAGCCAGCTGCTGCCAGGCTCATGCAACTTTGAGTCCAACACCTGCGGATACACGTCAGATGCAGACTTTACGAGCTGGACCCTGCAGAAAGATG GCCGTTTTGTCTCAGTAGACGCAGTCATGAGTGAAGACAGGGAGGATAACTTAGGTTCGGGTGCTGAGCCACAGAAAGAGATCACAGGGGTTCTGGTGAGTCCACCCCTGGAGAACGGCGAGTGGAGCTGCCTGAGGCTTGTCTACCAGATCTCAGGGTCAGGGAGCCTGGAGGTCCTGCAGCGTACCGAGGGAAGGAGCTTTGACAGGCCCCTGTGGAGCGGCCAGGTGCCTTCTGACAGCTGGGTCATCTCAAGCATGGACCTGCAAAACAGTACGGAGCCTTACAGG GTTGTCATCGAAGGTAAACCTGGACTGAGTGCTGGGAGCAGCGTGGCCGTCTTTGAGATCCACATCAGCCCTGGATACTGCCTTG aGTGTAACTTCGAGGAGTCTCATCTGTGTGGATACAGTAACCAGTGGAATGCTAACGTAAACTGGTATGTGGGAGGAGGGGGTCTCAAGCTCCTTCATAACAACATGCCAAACGACCacacatacaacaacaaaacag GCCACTTCATGTACGTGGACTCCATCTATGCCAAGACCTTCAAAGAAGTTGCCAAACTGGTGTCTCCAATGACGATGGTGCCCATGTCCGGCTGCCTGAGTTTTCAATACCAGCGCAGCGAGGACGGAGGAaacctgttttctgttttcacccGGGACCGTCTGGGCCAGTACCAGGAGCTTTGGAGGGCTGAGCCAGAAAACCAGAACGACTGGAGCGGAACTCTTGGAGAATGGATACCGGTGCAGGTGGACTTGAAAGCACCGTACTCAGTTCAG GTGGTCTTTGAAGTGGCGTTTAACAGCCCAAGAGGCGGACATGTTGCGCTTGATGACATTTCCTTTTCTCCAGAGTTTTGCAGCAAAGACACGG AACCGACGTTTGACCCCTCCATCGCGAACTGTGACTTTGAGTCAGGTTTCTGCAACTACATCCAAGACCCGGTGCTGGGGTCTCCATGGAGGAGAGTGTCGGTGAAGCCCAACATATTCAGGAATGGAGACCACACCACGGGGGCAG GATCCTTCCTTTTGGCTCACTCCCAGCTGGGCCCACACTCCGGCTACGTTAGCCGCCTGGTCAGTCCAACTCTGCCTGGGAACATGAAGTACTGCCTGagatttttcttctccctcAGAG GTTTCAATCAAACGGACCAGGCTCTGGCTGTttatctgcagcagcagcggggcGGCAGCCAGGAGAAGATCTGGACCCAGGGGGAAAAGTCGAGAGGAATCTGGATCGCGGCAGACGTCACCTTCCAGACGCCACGGCCCGCCAAG GTGGTTTTTGTCAGCACCTGCAGGAGCTTCTGGGACTGCGGCTCCGTGGCTCTGGATGACATCAGCGTGAGCCTCGGGGACTGCGAGCTGACGCCAG GTTTGTTTTCGTCATCTTTCCCCGGTCACTGTAACTTTGAAGCAGGGCTGTGTGGTTACACCCAGGACAAGCAGGGCGACGCTGCAGACTGGGAGTGGAGGAGAGGGCCCACCCCGACCTCGTACACCGGACCCAGAGCAGACCACACCACGGGAGTTG GACACTACATGCACATGGAGGCGTCGCCCATGCTGCCCGGTCAGAACGTCCGGCTGCTGTCCCGCCCCATTAGGGGAGCCAGGGGGCCTCAGTGTCTTCGCTTCTACTACCACATGTACGGCTCCGGCACCGGCCAGCTCGTCATTTACATCCACAGGGACGGAGAGGATGCGTTGCTGTGGAAACGGAGCGGCGAGCAGAGCTACGCCTGGCTGAGGGCCCAAGTGGAGTATCAGAGCGACAGGCAGCACCAG ATTGTGTTTGAAGCCATCAGAGGCTCCTCAGTAAGGAGTGACATTGCCATTGATGATATTATCTTGGAGGGTGGTCCTTGCCCGG AAATGGAGATCAGGTCCACTGTGGGAACCTCCAATGAGATCGAGTAG